Proteins from a genomic interval of Desulfofustis limnaeus:
- the rodA gene encoding rod shape-determining protein RodA — translation MFRFDRRLLIHFDWGLLIMLLLICGMALFNLYSASYPPQPWGTPPYLKQLYFFLMGFAAIVFLLGFDYQELHFWNYFFYGVVVLLLLTILFIGKSAGGAQRWISLGFFNLQPSELAKLMLVITLASYYSRKDVTDGYTIRQLVVPIVLTAVPFLLILLQPDLGTALMLGFIFASMTIFVKLRLSVYLILGGSAVGCAFLAWEHLLLPYQKQRVQTFLNPEADPMGHGYQIMQSKIAVGSGGQFGRGYLEGTQGHLHFLPERHTDFAFAVWSEEWGFAGSMFFLGVYFLMLVWGLYSSMFARDRFGVLLSFGIVMLIFWQAVINLLMILGLLPVVGIPLPLVSYGGSSLLTTMLGIGILLNVRMRRFQSPRGQID, via the coding sequence ATGTTTCGTTTCGACAGAAGACTCTTGATTCATTTTGACTGGGGCCTGCTGATCATGCTCCTGCTGATCTGCGGCATGGCGCTATTCAATCTCTACAGTGCTTCCTATCCGCCGCAACCGTGGGGGACGCCGCCCTACCTGAAGCAGTTGTACTTTTTTCTGATGGGCTTTGCGGCGATCGTCTTTCTGCTCGGTTTCGATTATCAGGAACTTCACTTCTGGAACTATTTTTTCTACGGTGTTGTCGTCTTGCTCCTGCTGACCATCCTCTTTATCGGAAAAAGTGCCGGTGGAGCACAGCGCTGGATATCGCTGGGTTTTTTCAATCTGCAACCGTCCGAGCTGGCCAAACTGATGCTGGTGATCACTCTAGCCAGTTATTATTCCCGCAAAGACGTCACCGACGGTTATACCATCAGGCAACTGGTAGTGCCGATCGTACTGACGGCCGTTCCCTTCCTGCTGATCCTGTTGCAGCCCGATCTCGGTACGGCGTTGATGCTCGGTTTCATCTTCGCTTCGATGACCATTTTCGTCAAATTGCGGTTGTCGGTCTACCTGATCCTTGGCGGAAGCGCTGTGGGGTGTGCCTTTCTCGCCTGGGAACATCTGCTTCTTCCCTATCAGAAACAGCGTGTCCAAACGTTTCTCAATCCCGAGGCCGATCCCATGGGGCATGGCTATCAGATCATGCAGTCGAAGATCGCGGTAGGCAGCGGCGGACAGTTCGGCAGGGGGTACCTGGAAGGAACCCAGGGGCACCTTCATTTTCTGCCGGAGCGGCATACTGACTTCGCCTTTGCCGTCTGGAGTGAGGAGTGGGGTTTTGCCGGCAGCATGTTCTTTCTCGGCGTCTATTTCCTGATGCTGGTCTGGGGGCTTTATTCGAGCATGTTCGCCCGGGACCGGTTCGGGGTACTGTTGTCGTTCGGTATCGTCATGCTCATTTTCTGGCAGGCGGTCATTAACCTGCTGATGATCCTCGGCTTGTTACCGGTCGTGGGTATCCCCTTGCCGCTCGTGTCCTATGGCGGTTCCTCTCTGCTGACGACCATGCTTGGCATCGGCATCCTGCTCAATGTCAGGATGAGACGGTTTCAGAGCCCTCGAGGGCAGATCGATTGA
- the hemH gene encoding ferrochelatase, which yields MKHTAPATCGQQHTGVVLMNMGGPEKRDDVRPFLFNLFSDRQIIRLGPRLLQKPLAWLIARKRAPKSSATYAKIGGGSPITAITRQQQQALQEALSMNGRFTVTTAMRYWYPFTDEAVGQLLDAGVDRVVALTLYPHYSKATTGSSINELRRQLAVAKPSLPLTEILFWPDQPDYIAALADLVEQGLQRFSGQAVDIVYSAHSLPVSFIEEGDPYVEHLQRTINALERLTGKPGKICYQSRSGPVQWLAPSTPEMIEDLAGQGCRAILMVPISFVSDHVETLYEIDIAYRSLAADKGIRLESTRGLNTHPRFIHGLKQLVLEHVQAA from the coding sequence ATGAAACACACTGCCCCAGCAACATGTGGGCAGCAACACACCGGCGTCGTGCTGATGAATATGGGCGGCCCGGAGAAACGTGACGACGTCCGCCCGTTCCTCTTCAACCTCTTCTCCGATCGGCAGATCATCCGTCTTGGCCCGCGCTTGCTGCAAAAACCGCTGGCTTGGTTGATCGCCAGGAAACGAGCACCGAAAAGTAGCGCCACTTACGCCAAGATCGGCGGCGGCTCACCGATTACCGCGATCACCAGGCAGCAGCAGCAGGCACTGCAGGAGGCTCTGTCGATGAACGGCAGGTTTACGGTGACTACCGCCATGCGCTACTGGTATCCGTTCACCGACGAGGCGGTTGGGCAGTTGCTCGACGCCGGGGTGGACCGGGTCGTGGCTCTCACCCTCTACCCGCATTACTCAAAAGCCACCACCGGATCATCGATCAACGAGCTGCGGCGCCAGCTAGCCGTAGCCAAGCCATCGCTGCCGCTGACCGAGATACTTTTTTGGCCGGACCAGCCGGACTATATCGCTGCCCTCGCCGATCTCGTCGAGCAAGGGCTGCAGCGATTTTCCGGTCAGGCCGTGGACATCGTGTACAGTGCCCACAGCCTGCCGGTCTCGTTTATCGAAGAAGGCGACCCCTACGTTGAGCACCTCCAGCGCACCATCAACGCCCTGGAACGGCTGACCGGCAAACCGGGCAAGATCTGTTATCAGAGCCGGAGCGGCCCGGTGCAATGGTTGGCACCATCCACCCCGGAGATGATCGAAGACCTCGCCGGCCAAGGGTGCCGAGCCATCCTCATGGTGCCGATCAGTTTTGTCTCGGACCATGTGGAAACCTTGTACGAAATCGACATTGCCTATCGCAGTCTCGCCGCCGACAAGGGTATCCGTCTGGAATCCACCCGCGGGCTCAACACCCATCCGCGTTTTATCCACGGCTTGAAACAACTGGTTTTGGAGCACGTACAAGCCGCGTAG
- a CDS encoding KamA family radical SAM protein — protein MEQASSMTEQTPPAWDRYTATLFDALFGAGIAEPAAETERAQAAALLNQAREANLTAPILDLFTFLSHQANEQQRRPEAFGIERATLEELAAKHQRIDEHMVSVGGRLTQARPIAAEANARVDAYLAEKDVLAPSGIELWDKILENQQRIKQALQMSDDDWNSFPGQIRHAVDSIETLADLVDLPEKAVASIARVTKQYRMRLTPYYTSLIMPGTVNDPVMLQSVPTGEMIDNAGIEIPPVAADHSPARLIDQFYPRVVTIKATNMCAMYCTHCLRIAHIGRKDQIYSREAYREALDYIRANPRIRDVLITGGDAFVLPNSMLKWLLEELDAIDHVKLKRLGTRVPVTVPMRVDEELLDIIEASNDIKPIRVVTQINTAQEITPISRNTFRRISKRCFTVLNQAVLLKGINDSRVKMWKLCETIQEAYVRPYYIFNCSYRNPQFTHFRVPLEVGRDIVESMYGNISGDAIPRYIATAGGKIPLHRDNVMAVSDASYTLRKPWSGQEVTYPDADPHLYANEDFAFAGYQD, from the coding sequence ATGGAACAAGCAAGCAGTATGACCGAACAAACGCCCCCAGCCTGGGACCGCTACACCGCTACCCTGTTCGACGCGCTGTTTGGTGCCGGCATAGCGGAACCGGCCGCAGAGACGGAGCGCGCCCAGGCCGCGGCACTGCTGAACCAGGCCCGGGAAGCGAATTTGACCGCGCCGATCCTCGATCTGTTCACGTTCTTGTCACACCAAGCCAACGAGCAGCAGCGCCGTCCGGAAGCCTTTGGTATCGAGCGTGCCACACTGGAAGAACTGGCCGCCAAACACCAGCGGATCGACGAGCATATGGTTAGTGTCGGCGGACGCTTGACCCAGGCCCGACCGATCGCCGCCGAGGCCAACGCGCGGGTGGATGCCTATCTGGCTGAAAAGGACGTCCTCGCCCCAAGCGGCATCGAACTGTGGGACAAGATTCTGGAAAACCAGCAACGGATCAAACAGGCGCTGCAGATGAGCGACGACGACTGGAACTCGTTTCCCGGCCAGATCCGCCATGCCGTCGACTCCATCGAGACCCTGGCCGACCTCGTGGACCTGCCCGAGAAGGCGGTCGCCTCCATCGCCCGGGTGACGAAACAGTACCGAATGCGTTTGACGCCCTACTACACCAGCCTGATCATGCCCGGAACGGTCAACGATCCGGTCATGCTGCAATCGGTTCCCACCGGCGAAATGATCGATAACGCCGGGATCGAGATTCCGCCGGTCGCCGCCGATCATTCGCCGGCCCGGCTGATCGATCAGTTCTATCCGCGGGTGGTTACCATCAAGGCCACCAACATGTGCGCCATGTACTGCACCCATTGTCTGCGCATCGCCCACATCGGGCGCAAGGATCAGATCTATTCCCGCGAGGCCTACCGGGAAGCCCTCGACTACATCCGGGCCAACCCCAGGATTCGCGACGTTCTCATCACCGGCGGCGACGCCTTTGTACTGCCCAACTCCATGCTCAAATGGCTGCTTGAGGAACTGGACGCCATCGATCACGTAAAACTGAAACGGCTCGGCACCCGGGTACCGGTCACCGTACCGATGCGGGTTGATGAGGAGCTGCTTGATATCATCGAAGCCAGCAACGACATCAAACCGATCAGGGTCGTCACCCAGATCAACACCGCCCAGGAAATCACGCCGATCTCACGCAATACCTTCCGGCGCATCTCCAAGCGCTGTTTCACCGTGCTCAACCAGGCGGTGCTGCTGAAAGGCATTAATGACAGCCGGGTCAAGATGTGGAAGCTTTGTGAGACGATTCAGGAGGCCTATGTTCGGCCCTACTACATCTTCAACTGCAGTTACCGGAACCCGCAATTCACCCACTTCCGGGTACCACTGGAAGTCGGTCGCGACATCGTCGAGTCCATGTACGGCAACATCTCCGGCGATGCCATCCCCCGCTATATCGCCACCGCCGGAGGCAAAATCCCGCTGCATCGCGACAACGTGATGGCGGTCAGTGACGCCTCCTACACCCTGAGAAAACCATGGAGCGGCCAGGAAGTCACCTATCCAGACGCCGATCCACACCTCTACGCCAACGAAGACTTCGCCTTCGCTGGCTACCAGGACTGA
- the mrdA gene encoding penicillin-binding protein 2 has protein sequence MNDKFFEQVEEISERDDRALIMLKRRALFAPFVVLAFFFPIAARFWYLQINKGDQYRQKADSNRVRITSLPPPRGHILDHYGREIVTNRPSFNVVMIREDSFEIDDVLKRLAVVLKEDIEVLWERIRDASGTPRHVPIVLKEDIPWDTLAYLENNKYKFSGIRIEVRPVRTYHYGNLAANAIGYIGSINRQQLEQDQEGFYEGGDLIGKRGLELLREKDLRGEKGERSAEVDARGFEQQQLKNMEPLPGNDVHLTIDAELQKAAEEYMAIGEKAGAVVVMEVDTGRLLAAASTPTIHLEDFIGGISKKNWDALLNNSRHPLINKVVQAAYPPGSTYKIVTALGGLVEGVIDENTMIYCPGQYRFGNRTYRCWKRGGHGAVEIRRALAESCDVYFYQVGQRLGVDKLAEYARKLGLGSETGVDMEYEKAGLIPTKDWKRQRHNEQWHDGETLSVAIGQGFNLTTPLQVCLMTAAVANGGRIYRPRLVESVTTPDGRVVDRFSPELMSELSEREKHFLPIIRDGLFEVVQGKRGTARQVRIEGMTVAGKTGTAQVVRLAVYKGMKEEDIPYEYRDHAWFTCYAPADKPEIAVTVLVEHGLHGGSGAGPVARVMLKKYFEHRLQQMEDSVADASGRNG, from the coding sequence ATGAACGACAAGTTTTTTGAACAGGTGGAAGAGATCAGCGAGCGGGATGATCGGGCGCTGATCATGTTGAAACGAAGGGCCTTGTTCGCGCCGTTCGTGGTCTTGGCCTTTTTCTTTCCGATCGCTGCTCGGTTCTGGTATCTGCAGATCAACAAAGGCGATCAGTATCGTCAAAAAGCCGATTCGAATCGGGTGCGGATCACCTCGTTGCCGCCGCCGCGCGGTCATATTCTCGATCACTACGGCCGGGAGATCGTCACCAACCGACCTTCCTTCAACGTGGTCATGATTCGGGAAGATTCCTTTGAAATCGACGACGTGCTGAAGCGCCTGGCGGTCGTTCTTAAAGAGGATATCGAGGTGTTATGGGAGCGGATCAGGGATGCCTCGGGAACCCCGCGTCATGTCCCGATCGTGCTCAAGGAGGATATCCCGTGGGACACCTTGGCGTACCTGGAGAACAACAAATACAAGTTTTCCGGCATCCGTATCGAGGTTCGTCCGGTACGTACCTATCATTACGGGAATTTAGCCGCCAATGCCATTGGCTATATCGGTTCGATCAATCGGCAACAACTGGAGCAGGACCAGGAAGGCTTCTACGAAGGGGGTGACCTGATCGGCAAACGTGGATTGGAACTGCTCCGGGAGAAAGACCTGCGCGGTGAGAAGGGGGAACGTTCCGCGGAAGTGGATGCCCGCGGGTTCGAACAGCAACAGCTGAAAAACATGGAGCCGCTACCGGGCAACGATGTTCACCTGACCATTGACGCCGAGTTGCAGAAGGCCGCCGAAGAGTACATGGCGATTGGCGAAAAGGCCGGTGCGGTGGTGGTCATGGAGGTGGACACCGGACGGCTGCTGGCCGCAGCCAGCACGCCGACCATCCATTTGGAGGATTTCATTGGCGGGATATCAAAGAAGAACTGGGACGCACTGCTGAACAACTCCCGCCATCCGCTGATCAATAAGGTCGTCCAGGCTGCCTATCCGCCTGGTTCCACGTATAAGATCGTTACCGCTCTGGGCGGATTGGTGGAAGGTGTCATTGATGAAAATACCATGATCTATTGTCCCGGCCAGTACCGTTTTGGCAATCGTACGTATCGCTGCTGGAAACGCGGGGGGCATGGCGCGGTTGAGATCAGACGGGCACTGGCCGAATCCTGCGATGTCTACTTCTACCAGGTCGGACAACGGCTCGGGGTCGATAAACTGGCCGAATACGCTCGTAAGCTAGGACTCGGCAGCGAGACCGGCGTTGATATGGAATATGAAAAAGCCGGTTTGATCCCGACCAAGGATTGGAAGCGCCAGCGGCATAACGAACAATGGCACGACGGGGAGACCCTGTCAGTGGCCATCGGCCAGGGCTTCAACCTGACGACACCGCTGCAGGTCTGCCTGATGACGGCGGCCGTGGCCAACGGCGGCCGAATCTATCGACCACGATTGGTGGAGTCGGTAACGACCCCGGATGGCAGAGTTGTGGATCGATTCTCCCCGGAGTTGATGAGTGAATTGTCGGAACGGGAAAAACACTTCCTACCAATCATCCGGGACGGGTTGTTCGAGGTGGTTCAGGGTAAGCGGGGCACCGCCCGTCAGGTGCGCATCGAAGGGATGACGGTGGCCGGCAAGACCGGTACCGCGCAGGTGGTTCGTCTGGCAGTCTACAAGGGCATGAAAGAAGAAGACATCCCCTACGAATACCGGGACCATGCCTGGTTTACCTGTTATGCACCGGCCGACAAGCCGGAGATAGCCGTGACCGTTCTGGTTGAGCACGGGTTGCACGGCGGTTCCGGGGCCGGGCCGGTGGCGCGGGTAATGCTGAAGAAATATTTCGAGCATCGGCTGCAGCAGATGGAAGACAGCGTGGCCGACGCTTCGGGAAGGAATGGTTGA
- a CDS encoding ATP-grasp domain-containing protein, which yields MVPEDDEILFTNFTYNPDYYYFLYVGELKTYSLNYFVQEALAHRIPNRPIRFIAIIPDICIQYNYANIIVINPRGEEEFISDHAFVQPGKKPRRCWRIESARFMSAVSNNPAIRTLIDRILEHQNQLYINLYESVLEMTLDQIDRVSILGPDKYIARHFNNKIIQYKALEGIVPLADHKVCEDRDCLLRTTAELRNRWTDGIFVSGAYSAAGINSAVTFNQEQVEKKFGATNDVYLISRFIPHQLDPTVLAVVANEQDVYIAGIADQVIVDGNRFIGSKFPSTATRQQQEKMHEYTVRVGRMLGEKGYRGIFGCDYLIDNTGEVFFLEINARKQGTTLEFCYTLEQTLPEGAPMLPELEYYAVTEGRFPRSTAEMKDNHRNIHWGTYNYKIQTKKLTTGYIPQNPYERETFRKVANGELLKDFVILEHPGTNFIVMPGTFLARVVSVARNRDDVDEGLCQGVGFIQQTITEAE from the coding sequence ATGGTCCCTGAAGACGATGAAATACTCTTCACCAACTTCACCTACAACCCTGATTACTATTATTTTCTCTATGTCGGGGAACTCAAGACCTACAGCCTCAACTACTTCGTGCAGGAAGCACTGGCGCATCGGATACCCAATCGCCCGATCCGCTTTATCGCCATCATCCCCGATATCTGCATCCAGTATAATTACGCCAACATCATCGTCATCAATCCGCGCGGCGAGGAAGAATTCATCTCCGATCACGCGTTCGTTCAGCCGGGTAAAAAACCACGACGCTGCTGGCGTATCGAATCAGCCCGCTTCATGAGCGCGGTCTCGAACAATCCGGCGATACGCACCTTGATTGATCGCATCCTCGAGCATCAAAACCAACTCTACATCAACCTCTATGAGAGCGTCCTGGAAATGACGCTTGATCAGATCGATCGGGTGTCCATCCTCGGTCCGGATAAATATATCGCCCGTCATTTCAACAATAAGATCATACAATACAAGGCTCTCGAAGGTATCGTACCGCTGGCTGACCATAAAGTCTGCGAAGATCGCGACTGCCTGCTGCGCACCACCGCTGAACTGCGCAACCGCTGGACCGACGGCATTTTTGTCAGTGGCGCCTACTCCGCAGCCGGTATCAACTCGGCAGTCACCTTCAACCAGGAGCAGGTGGAAAAAAAATTCGGCGCCACTAACGATGTCTACCTGATCTCACGCTTCATACCCCACCAGCTCGACCCAACGGTGCTTGCCGTGGTCGCCAATGAGCAAGACGTCTACATCGCCGGTATCGCCGATCAGGTCATCGTCGACGGCAACCGTTTTATCGGCTCCAAATTTCCCTCAACTGCGACCCGGCAACAACAGGAAAAAATGCATGAGTACACGGTACGGGTCGGTCGTATGCTCGGCGAGAAAGGGTACCGCGGCATCTTCGGCTGTGACTATCTGATCGACAACACCGGGGAAGTCTTCTTTCTCGAGATAAATGCCCGTAAGCAGGGAACAACCCTGGAATTCTGCTATACCCTGGAGCAGACCCTGCCGGAAGGAGCGCCGATGCTGCCCGAACTGGAGTACTATGCCGTGACCGAGGGGCGTTTTCCCCGCAGCACCGCAGAGATGAAGGACAACCACCGCAACATCCACTGGGGGACGTACAACTATAAGATCCAGACGAAAAAACTGACCACCGGTTATATCCCGCAAAACCCGTATGAACGGGAAACGTTCCGCAAGGTGGCCAACGGCGAATTACTCAAGGATTTTGTCATTCTCGAACATCCGGGAACCAACTTCATTGTCATGCCGGGCACGTTCCTGGCCCGTGTCGTCTCCGTCGCCCGCAACCGCGACGATGTCGACGAAGGCCTGTGTCAGGGTGTTGGCTTTATTCAGCAAACCATCACAGAGGCAGAGTAA
- a CDS encoding cold shock domain-containing protein, whose product MELKVEARNVELKKGWQMKIDEEKEKLLRNYASFVLHLRVVIEATTHHKEGGYEVKIVASVPNDTVVVSKKGEVVRPLLIEAFDVLTLQLKERLRKIRKVKKGADAAPDLDKAGVINMVSPHESYGFIRSVDQREIYFHENALKNIGIEELAEGDSVLYGETFGDKGPQASWVRLAK is encoded by the coding sequence ATGGAACTGAAAGTCGAAGCCCGAAATGTTGAGTTGAAAAAAGGCTGGCAGATGAAAATCGACGAGGAGAAGGAGAAATTGCTGCGCAACTATGCGAGCTTTGTCCTGCACCTGCGGGTAGTGATCGAGGCCACGACTCACCATAAAGAGGGCGGTTACGAAGTCAAGATCGTGGCTTCGGTGCCCAACGATACGGTCGTGGTCAGCAAAAAAGGGGAGGTAGTTCGACCACTGCTTATCGAGGCCTTCGATGTACTTACCCTCCAACTCAAAGAGAGGCTGCGAAAAATTCGGAAGGTAAAAAAAGGTGCAGATGCAGCGCCGGATTTGGACAAGGCCGGGGTGATCAACATGGTATCACCGCACGAGTCCTATGGATTCATCCGTTCAGTCGATCAACGGGAGATCTATTTCCACGAAAACGCCTTGAAAAATATCGGTATCGAAGAGTTGGCCGAGGGAGACAGTGTCCTGTATGGTGAGACGTTCGGCGACAAAGGCCCGCAGGCATCGTGGGTTCGCCTGGCGAAATAA
- a CDS encoding TAXI family TRAP transporter solute-binding subunit: MKKKAGLLAALTLGFAMAVSSAAVAETTFVTIGTGGVTGVYYPAGGAIAQLVNKGKDEHGIRASVEATGGSIYNLNALASGELDLGVVQSDWQYHAYNGTSSFADKGANKDLRAVFSLHPEPFTVVARADSGIKNFEDLKGKRVNIGNPGSGQRGTMEVVMGKYGWTKDDFKLAAELKPAEQSQALCDNKVDAIIYTVGHPNGSIQEATTACDAVLVNVDGPIIEQLVAENDYYRTAVIPGGMYRGNDQDAKTFGVGATIVSSAKVPEDVVYHVVKAVFENFDDFKQLHPAFMVLKKEEMVKDGLSAPLHDGAAKYYKEAGLIQ; the protein is encoded by the coding sequence ATGAAGAAGAAAGCAGGATTGCTCGCCGCCCTGACTCTGGGTTTTGCCATGGCCGTCAGCTCCGCGGCTGTAGCCGAGACCACCTTCGTGACCATCGGTACCGGCGGCGTTACCGGCGTCTACTATCCGGCCGGCGGAGCGATTGCTCAGCTGGTCAACAAAGGTAAGGACGAGCATGGGATCCGTGCCTCGGTAGAGGCCACCGGTGGCTCGATTTACAACCTCAATGCACTGGCCTCCGGTGAGTTGGATCTGGGTGTCGTTCAGTCGGATTGGCAGTATCATGCCTATAACGGCACCAGCAGCTTCGCCGATAAGGGCGCCAACAAGGACCTGCGCGCTGTTTTCTCACTGCATCCGGAACCGTTCACCGTGGTTGCTCGGGCAGATTCGGGGATCAAAAATTTCGAGGACCTCAAAGGCAAGCGCGTCAATATCGGTAATCCCGGTTCCGGACAGCGGGGCACCATGGAAGTGGTGATGGGAAAATACGGCTGGACCAAGGACGACTTCAAGCTGGCCGCCGAACTGAAGCCGGCCGAACAGTCCCAGGCCCTCTGCGACAACAAGGTGGATGCCATCATCTATACCGTCGGTCACCCCAACGGTTCCATTCAGGAAGCAACCACCGCCTGTGACGCCGTACTGGTCAACGTGGATGGCCCGATCATCGAGCAACTAGTGGCCGAGAACGATTACTACCGTACCGCCGTGATCCCCGGGGGCATGTATCGGGGCAACGATCAGGATGCCAAGACCTTCGGTGTTGGCGCAACCATCGTCAGCTCCGCCAAGGTCCCGGAAGATGTCGTTTATCACGTGGTGAAAGCGGTATTCGAGAACTTCGACGATTTCAAACAGCTCCATCCGGCCTTCATGGTTCTGAAGAAGGAAGAGATGGTTAAAGATGGGCTCTCCGCGCCGTTGCATGACGGTGCCGCCAAGTATTACAAGGAAGCCGGCCTGATCCAGTAA